A region from the Wansuia hejianensis genome encodes:
- the glmS gene encoding glutamine--fructose-6-phosphate transaminase (isomerizing): MCGIVGYIGIDQAAPILLDGLEKLEYRGYDSAGIAVYNGTGIQMVKATGRLKVLYNLTQGGASLPGTAGIGHTRWATHGEPTDVNAHPHFNKDSSIAVVHNGIIENYMKLKKKLEAHGYEFLSQTDTEVIVQMLDYYYDGNPLETITKVMHRMEGSYALGIMFQDHPGEIYAVRKDSPLIVGQGTGGNFIASDVPAILKYTREVYYIENEEIVRLTDSSLTFYNIDEEELEKAPVMIEWDMNAAEKGGYAHFMLKEMHEQPKAVADTLNPRLRDGEIVIEELGMSDDEIRQIQKIYIVACGSAYHTGVTAKYVFEGLARIPVEVDLASEFRYRNPIFGENTLVIVVSQSGETADSLAALREAKANGVRVLGIVNVVGSSIAREADNVMYTWAGPEIAVATTKAYSTQLTAQYLLALKFAQARGLLNAEEIACMVSDLKRLPEQISLLLSHKENVQKFANRYLAAEHVFFIGRGIDYAISLEGSLKLKEISYIHSEAYAAGELKHGTISLIEDGRLVVAVLTQPSLYRKTISNIVEVKSRGAFVMAVTNVGNTEVEKVADYVIYIPETNPYFANSLAVIPLQLFGYYVSIGKGLDVDKPRNLAKSVTVE, encoded by the coding sequence ATGTGTGGCATCGTAGGCTATATCGGAATTGACCAGGCGGCTCCAATCTTACTGGATGGCCTGGAGAAACTTGAATACCGTGGTTACGACTCTGCCGGTATCGCAGTCTACAACGGAACCGGCATCCAAATGGTCAAGGCTACCGGCCGTTTAAAAGTATTATACAACCTGACCCAGGGCGGCGCTTCCCTTCCGGGAACCGCCGGTATTGGGCATACCCGGTGGGCCACCCACGGCGAGCCCACGGACGTCAACGCGCATCCCCATTTCAACAAGGATTCTTCAATTGCAGTTGTACATAATGGAATTATTGAAAATTATATGAAGCTGAAAAAGAAACTGGAAGCCCATGGATATGAGTTTCTTTCTCAGACAGATACTGAAGTCATCGTACAGATGCTGGATTATTATTACGACGGCAACCCCCTTGAAACTATCACGAAAGTCATGCACCGCATGGAAGGCTCTTATGCCCTTGGGATCATGTTCCAGGACCATCCGGGTGAGATCTATGCAGTCCGCAAAGACAGCCCTCTGATCGTCGGACAGGGAACAGGAGGCAATTTCATCGCCTCTGATGTACCGGCAATTCTTAAATATACCCGTGAAGTCTATTATATTGAAAATGAAGAAATTGTCCGCCTCACGGACAGCTCGTTAACCTTCTATAACATCGATGAGGAAGAGCTTGAGAAGGCACCTGTCATGATAGAATGGGATATGAATGCTGCTGAAAAGGGCGGCTATGCGCATTTCATGCTGAAAGAAATGCATGAGCAGCCAAAAGCTGTAGCGGATACGCTGAATCCCAGGCTTCGTGACGGCGAGATAGTGATTGAAGAACTGGGGATGAGCGATGATGAAATCCGCCAGATACAGAAGATCTACATCGTTGCCTGCGGTTCGGCCTATCATACCGGCGTGACTGCAAAATATGTTTTTGAGGGGCTGGCCCGGATTCCGGTTGAAGTGGATCTGGCGTCGGAATTCCGCTACCGGAATCCGATTTTCGGTGAAAATACGCTGGTGATCGTTGTCAGCCAGTCGGGCGAAACGGCAGATTCCCTGGCAGCCCTGCGGGAAGCAAAGGCCAATGGGGTCAGGGTCCTGGGCATCGTAAATGTTGTCGGAAGCTCCATCGCGAGAGAGGCGGATAATGTGATGTATACCTGGGCCGGACCTGAAATCGCGGTGGCAACCACGAAGGCATATAGCACCCAGCTGACCGCCCAGTATCTTCTGGCTTTGAAATTTGCCCAGGCAAGGGGGCTTCTGAATGCTGAGGAGATAGCTTGCATGGTTTCCGATCTGAAGCGGCTGCCGGAACAGATTTCGCTTTTGCTCAGCCATAAAGAGAATGTACAGAAATTCGCCAACCGTTATCTGGCGGCTGAACATGTTTTTTTCATTGGAAGAGGGATAGATTATGCCATTTCCCTGGAAGGATCACTGAAATTGAAAGAGATTTCTTATATCCATTCTGAAGCATATGCGGCCGGAGAACTGAAGCATGGCACGATTTCATTGATAGAAGACGGACGTCTGGTAGTGGCTGTACTGACGCAGCCGTCTCTGTACAGGAAGACGATCAGCAACATTGTAGAGGTAAAAAGCCGCGGAGCCTTTGTTATGGCGGTAACAAATGTCGGGAATACTGAGGTGGAAAAGGTAGCCGATTATGTGATTTATATACCGGAAACGAATCCGTATTTCGCTAACTCGCTTGCGGTGATCCCGCTTCAGCTTTTTGGATATTATGTTTCTATCGGAAAGGGACTGGACGTGGATAAACCCAGGAACCTGGCCAAATCTGTTACTGTAGAATAA
- a CDS encoding glycosyltransferase family 2 protein, whose translation MQQELLEVQRERFSLTDNSKYILQGIWPRGGEAVAVLDDQTVEAGLEKWENNSALERFKKQENCQWERITLNVRLPKNLEGKHELNIYAVSNGKRKRWFRVKGADLCAKRKKPQFYLEQILRSPKTGTCCVNGWVASSKPVDIKITDLTGNVLPCKINRITRVDVQEVYKECAIEEKCGFTIEIRKLFLEGIRVEFIAGNEKTEQYISMRRREILKENIRDYLQKTVRFTRTHGILALPQKILEKLSGKNRAVQYSEWIKRHLPNVKELEQQSNTVFVQQPVFSIVVPLFKTPEKLLRKLVESVQAQTYSQWELCLSDGSGAPSPLDNVLMELEQSDERIRIVHHESAMRISENTNSALKIARGDYIVFVDHDDELTPNALFECVKAINGRPELDILYSDEDKITLNKKSFFQPHMKPDFNLDLLRTVNYICHLLVVSQKLIYKVGMFRSEYDGAQDYDFILRCIEASDKICHIPKILYHWRCHGTSTAENPESKMYAFEAGRRAVQAHYDRLGIRAKVIQGEFPGLYRTKYIRACDPLVSILIPNKDHIEDLERCIKAIDTKSTYKNYEYIIIENNSEQEETFQYYTELESKNRKVRVVYWKGTFNYSAINNYGASFARGEYLLLLNNDTEIINNDCLEELLGYCMRADVGAVGARLYYEDDTIQHAGVVVGFGGIAGHCFVQQKRGYTGYCHRIICAQDYSAVTAACMMVDKRAFDEVGGLSEELAVAFNDIDFCLKLRGAGYLIVYNPYAELYHYESKSRGLDDTPEKVSRFNKEIETFAKRWPEILQNGDPYYNPNLTLDSQDFSLRRN comes from the coding sequence ATGCAGCAAGAGTTGTTGGAAGTACAGAGGGAACGTTTTAGCCTTACAGACAACAGTAAATACATCCTACAGGGCATATGGCCGCGAGGTGGCGAGGCAGTTGCAGTTTTGGATGACCAGACAGTAGAGGCAGGATTGGAAAAATGGGAAAACAACAGCGCACTAGAAAGGTTTAAAAAACAGGAGAACTGTCAGTGGGAGCGTATAACCTTAAACGTTCGACTGCCGAAAAATCTTGAAGGAAAACACGAATTGAATATATACGCTGTTTCTAATGGAAAAAGAAAACGTTGGTTCCGTGTTAAAGGTGCTGATTTGTGTGCCAAACGTAAAAAACCACAATTTTATTTAGAGCAGATTTTACGCAGTCCCAAGACAGGAACGTGTTGCGTAAATGGTTGGGTAGCTAGTAGCAAACCTGTAGATATTAAAATAACAGACTTAACTGGCAATGTGTTGCCGTGCAAAATCAACCGTATAACAAGGGTAGATGTTCAGGAAGTGTACAAAGAATGCGCGATTGAAGAAAAATGTGGTTTTACGATTGAAATTAGGAAATTATTTTTGGAGGGGATTCGGGTTGAATTTATAGCAGGGAATGAAAAGACAGAACAGTATATAAGTATGCGCAGGAGAGAAATCTTAAAAGAAAATATTAGGGATTATTTGCAGAAAACGGTTCGTTTTACAAGAACGCACGGGATATTGGCGCTTCCTCAAAAAATATTAGAAAAACTATCGGGTAAGAATAGGGCCGTTCAATATTCAGAATGGATAAAACGTCATTTACCAAATGTAAAAGAACTTGAACAACAGAGTAATACAGTTTTTGTCCAACAGCCTGTTTTTTCAATTGTTGTTCCGCTTTTTAAGACGCCCGAAAAATTGTTGAGAAAATTAGTGGAATCAGTTCAAGCGCAGACTTATTCTCAATGGGAACTTTGTCTTTCAGATGGTAGCGGCGCACCTTCACCACTTGACAATGTGTTGATGGAGTTGGAACAGAGTGATGAGCGAATTCGTATTGTTCATCATGAATCAGCGATGAGAATTTCGGAAAACACAAATTCCGCATTAAAAATAGCGAGAGGAGATTACATTGTTTTTGTGGATCATGATGACGAACTTACGCCAAATGCACTGTTTGAATGTGTAAAAGCTATAAATGGGCGGCCTGAACTTGATATCCTATATTCTGATGAAGATAAAATAACATTGAATAAAAAGAGTTTTTTTCAGCCACATATGAAACCTGATTTTAATTTGGATCTATTACGGACAGTAAATTATATTTGTCATTTACTTGTTGTCAGCCAAAAATTGATTTATAAAGTTGGCATGTTTCGTTCGGAATATGATGGGGCACAAGATTATGATTTCATTTTACGATGTATTGAGGCAAGCGATAAAATATGCCACATACCCAAGATACTTTATCATTGGAGATGTCATGGAACGTCTACCGCTGAAAATCCGGAGAGTAAAATGTATGCGTTTGAGGCAGGAAGGCGAGCGGTGCAGGCTCACTATGATCGGCTTGGGATTCGAGCAAAGGTGATACAGGGAGAGTTTCCGGGGTTATACCGGACAAAATATATCAGGGCGTGCGATCCATTAGTTTCTATTTTAATACCCAATAAAGATCATATTGAGGATTTAGAGAGATGTATTAAGGCCATTGATACAAAGTCTACGTATAAAAATTATGAGTATATAATAATTGAAAATAATAGTGAACAAGAAGAAACATTTCAATATTATACAGAATTGGAAAGTAAAAATCGCAAAGTAAGAGTTGTATACTGGAAGGGAACTTTTAATTATTCTGCAATTAATAATTACGGGGCCAGTTTTGCAAGAGGAGAATATCTGCTTTTGCTGAACAATGATACAGAAATAATTAATAACGATTGTCTTGAAGAACTTTTAGGATATTGTATGCGAGCAGATGTGGGCGCTGTCGGGGCACGGTTGTATTATGAAGATGATACAATTCAGCATGCAGGAGTCGTTGTGGGGTTTGGGGGCATTGCCGGTCATTGTTTTGTTCAGCAGAAGAGGGGGTACACTGGATATTGTCATAGGATTATCTGTGCACAGGATTACAGTGCTGTAACAGCCGCCTGCATGATGGTAGATAAACGGGCATTCGATGAAGTGGGTGGATTGTCTGAGGAACTGGCGGTAGCATTTAATGATATTGATTTTTGCTTAAAACTTCGAGGCGCCGGTTACCTGATTGTTTATAATCCCTATGCGGAATTATATCATTATGAGTCAAAATCCCGTGGCCTGGATGATACGCCAGAGAAGGTTTCGCGTTTCAATAAAGAAATTGAAACGTTTGCCAAACGCTGGCCGGAAATATTGCAAAATGGAGATCCATATTATAATCCGAATCTAACATTGGATAGTCAGGATTTTTCTTTGAGGAGAAATTAA
- a CDS encoding glycosyltransferase — protein sequence MADLNLRYYSQQDKYSDGDIEDVMLEMAKKGISYEDLPEEEVSFPLIYHFSKIRHNIINWYPMRDHASILEIGSGCGAITGALCEKCDRVVSVELSKKRALINYNRHKEFKNLHIIVGNLNDMIFDEKFDYILLNGVLEYAASFTEGEKPYVEFLKNIACLLKEDGRILIAIENRLGLKYFAGAPEDHTDLYFLGLNNYKDYSSVRTFSKLEMENLLKDSGFAGLRFYYPYPDYKFPKEIFTDHTLVSNGYGRPYEDYKSGRFFLFEESKVAHSLAMEGVAANFSNSFLVEAGKKELEDKEVVLYAKMNSERHEKFQIATVIYDSESGKKVMKQAMTESAKSFVNDMIRIGNSRQNSMYKYLPCAGGQGVLEYPYIQGSTVLEEIRYCVKRRDKEKIIKILLGFYNSYFTNTFLEKDLYTTEFQEVFGSLRGKEEYLCIKPANVDLICENIFWDDNKGIIIDYEWVFDFSVPVAFIMWRMINDMYTQLPELEQVIKRQNIYEIFEIDCIDQENFLAWSKNFAYVYVGCDKMSKYAQESIKVNLNETANSYKHNMLSKLYFDRGRGLNEDDSMVAQGKIYKNRFEIYFDLSAITDIGYMRLDILDNACWCIIDRIDCNCQMGLIPYGSHVFKGRRIYFLSDSPGFIVDTFKPDKVQYIRIEGRIEQLSKNTMLRILNEMSDDLAEKEKVTEKNNFKECEIQEQDLVEAEDESIKQLLKKLIKKLCRKEEKTEQVIFASRAIGSVDVFNYENAILHVAGWAFDMTYKMENPRIVYYHGEEEIATHGVLVIYRSDVAKALGKAEAEESGLTFTAQVSCMHSLKVVLEYDTPKGKGGFELGIVPGDRGVDETVIIPCMDERQIGDLRYFLTHRVAKQVELPPVLFGYTIDIILPVYNGYQYFDALFSSLELTNMKYRLLIVNDKSSDARVLPYLINYTSKHSEAVLINNEKNLGFVGSVNCALSKVENHVVLLNTDVEVPYQWLERLMLPIICYESIASTTPFTNCGTICSFPKFCEDNELFEKMKVWQVDDAFRNVMPQYPVLPTGVGFCMGMNLEVIQEIGLLDADTFGKGYGEENDWCQRAIKRGYKNVQVDNLYVYHKHGGSFLTDEKRKLLEENSKALLKKHPNYDKDVAQYCQKDPMKSVRLYVMIQLLNQQLHVKTTVAFDHSLGGGATEYLDKKKVELIHSQQKFITIRYNIYDNKYYVLYEYKMYKIEFFTEQLHTLLLSLGRVDEIWINELVTYQNVYKVLDSILKWKNEQGAELKMLMHDYFALCPAINLLDAQGNYCGVGTIGQCNHCIPQNQSNACLDFECAEKWRKNWGGFLQDCDEVTVFSLDSKRLLKRAYPELENLKLVPHEPHYLPNVNREKKITNSLNIGLLGVLSYKKGLHVVEKLADLIEEKNINVKLRLIGEADEEIQSSIFSQTGKYKREQLPKIVLEQDIDMFFCPSICPETFSYTVSEIMSMGYPIAIFDIGAPVERVQLYDKGLIIKYGETPEKILNNLLNFMLNELKIKPTATTRGKVLFVAEEISFASRYRVEHFQETLLKQGICSDYIQMDEVKNYDFNGYNSIVLYRCSNVNIVNEIVKESERLSIPVYYDIDDFIFDYDKIDYLEFLQNKEYSQFRIKTEQIHQCMEMCKGYMTSTNTLAAEIMREFPNKKVVIKRNVASIAMQILSNDAWKNANNNNDRIWIGYFSGSITHNKDFAQIESILKDILERYPQVYLKLGGVIQENGLGDYRNRIEKVGFTEWQNLPNMIANVAINLMPLEDTCFHSCKSENKWMEAALVHVPSVMSYNVELEKVIVSGKTGFLCANKEEWYTSLKMLIEDENLRRSVGDAAFQRVMERYTTNYPDTEAVKMVLGELKER from the coding sequence ATGGCTGATTTAAATCTAAGGTATTATTCGCAACAAGACAAATATTCTGATGGAGATATTGAAGATGTTATGCTGGAAATGGCAAAAAAAGGGATATCATATGAAGATTTACCGGAAGAAGAAGTAAGCTTTCCGTTAATATATCATTTCTCAAAAATCCGGCATAATATAATTAATTGGTATCCAATGCGTGACCATGCTTCTATACTGGAGATTGGGTCAGGCTGTGGAGCAATTACAGGAGCTCTATGTGAAAAATGTGATCGGGTGGTCTCTGTTGAATTGTCAAAAAAGAGAGCCTTAATTAATTATAATCGGCATAAAGAATTTAAAAACCTTCATATCATTGTAGGTAATTTAAATGATATGATTTTTGATGAAAAGTTTGATTATATATTACTTAATGGAGTATTAGAATATGCTGCCTCCTTTACTGAGGGGGAAAAACCATATGTAGAATTTTTGAAGAATATAGCCTGTCTTTTAAAAGAAGATGGCAGAATACTAATTGCGATTGAAAATCGACTGGGATTAAAATATTTTGCAGGCGCGCCAGAAGATCATACGGATTTGTATTTTTTGGGGTTAAATAATTATAAAGACTACTCATCAGTTAGAACGTTCAGTAAGTTGGAAATGGAAAATTTATTAAAAGATAGTGGATTTGCTGGACTGCGTTTTTACTACCCTTATCCAGATTACAAATTCCCCAAAGAGATTTTTACAGATCACACTCTAGTCTCAAATGGGTACGGGAGGCCTTACGAAGATTATAAGAGTGGTAGATTCTTTTTATTTGAGGAAAGTAAAGTTGCCCATTCGTTGGCCATGGAAGGGGTTGCAGCTAATTTCTCTAATTCTTTTCTAGTGGAGGCTGGGAAGAAAGAATTGGAGGATAAGGAAGTTGTTTTGTATGCTAAGATGAATAGTGAGAGACATGAGAAATTCCAAATTGCAACAGTTATATATGATTCGGAATCAGGAAAGAAAGTGATGAAGCAGGCGATGACAGAGTCTGCTAAATCTTTCGTTAATGATATGATCAGAATTGGAAACAGCAGGCAAAATTCTATGTATAAATATCTTCCGTGCGCAGGTGGACAAGGTGTTTTAGAATATCCTTATATTCAGGGAAGTACTGTCTTAGAAGAAATTCGTTATTGTGTAAAACGAAGAGATAAAGAGAAAATAATTAAAATCCTTTTAGGATTTTATAATTCCTATTTTACGAATACCTTTTTGGAAAAAGACCTTTATACTACTGAATTTCAAGAGGTCTTTGGTTCTTTGCGGGGAAAAGAAGAATATTTATGTATTAAACCGGCTAATGTTGATTTAATTTGTGAAAATATATTTTGGGATGATAATAAAGGAATTATAATTGATTATGAGTGGGTGTTTGATTTTTCAGTTCCAGTAGCGTTTATCATGTGGCGGATGATCAATGACATGTATACGCAACTTCCGGAGTTAGAACAGGTGATTAAACGACAGAATATATATGAGATCTTTGAGATCGATTGTATTGATCAAGAAAATTTCTTGGCATGGAGTAAAAATTTTGCTTATGTTTATGTGGGATGCGATAAAATGAGCAAATATGCACAGGAGAGCATAAAGGTTAATTTAAATGAAACGGCCAATTCTTACAAACATAATATGCTTTCTAAATTGTATTTTGATAGAGGTCGAGGCCTTAATGAAGATGACAGCATGGTCGCTCAAGGAAAAATATATAAAAATAGATTTGAAATTTATTTTGATCTTTCTGCAATTACGGATATTGGTTATATGCGTTTAGATATATTGGATAACGCGTGTTGGTGTATTATTGATCGTATAGACTGCAATTGTCAGATGGGATTAATTCCTTATGGTTCACATGTATTTAAGGGGCGAAGGATATATTTTTTATCGGATTCTCCGGGATTCATTGTAGACACGTTTAAACCAGATAAAGTTCAATATATTAGAATAGAAGGGCGGATCGAACAGCTTTCAAAGAATACAATGTTAAGAATACTTAATGAAATGTCAGATGATTTGGCAGAAAAGGAGAAGGTTACCGAGAAAAATAATTTTAAAGAGTGTGAAATACAGGAACAAGATTTAGTGGAAGCAGAGGATGAAAGTATAAAACAATTACTGAAAAAGTTAATAAAAAAATTATGTAGAAAAGAAGAAAAAACGGAGCAAGTAATATTTGCATCGCGGGCGATCGGCAGTGTTGATGTCTTTAACTATGAAAATGCTATATTACATGTTGCTGGATGGGCCTTTGATATGACATATAAAATGGAGAATCCAAGGATTGTATATTACCATGGCGAAGAGGAAATAGCCACACATGGAGTTTTGGTAATTTATAGAAGTGATGTGGCAAAAGCCCTAGGAAAAGCAGAGGCAGAAGAAAGCGGCTTAACTTTCACAGCGCAGGTTTCATGCATGCATAGCTTGAAGGTAGTATTAGAATACGATACACCTAAGGGAAAGGGTGGCTTCGAGTTGGGAATAGTTCCTGGGGATAGGGGAGTCGATGAGACGGTTATAATCCCGTGTATGGACGAACGCCAGATTGGTGATCTTCGTTATTTTTTGACACATAGGGTAGCAAAACAGGTAGAATTGCCACCTGTTCTTTTTGGATACACGATAGATATTATATTACCTGTTTATAATGGTTATCAATACTTTGATGCTTTGTTTTCAAGTCTTGAATTAACAAATATGAAATATAGACTACTGATTGTGAATGACAAAAGTTCTGATGCGAGAGTGCTTCCTTATCTTATAAACTATACCTCGAAGCATTCGGAAGCAGTTTTGATAAACAATGAAAAAAATTTAGGGTTTGTTGGATCAGTAAACTGTGCTTTAAGTAAGGTGGAAAATCATGTTGTTCTTTTGAATACTGATGTTGAAGTGCCCTATCAATGGTTGGAACGTTTGATGCTGCCTATCATATGCTATGAAAGCATAGCATCTACTACCCCGTTTACCAATTGTGGGACGATTTGTAGTTTCCCTAAGTTTTGTGAAGATAATGAATTGTTTGAGAAAATGAAGGTGTGGCAGGTAGATGATGCATTTCGGAATGTGATGCCGCAATATCCTGTTCTACCAACAGGAGTAGGATTTTGCATGGGGATGAACCTAGAAGTAATACAGGAAATAGGATTACTAGATGCGGATACCTTTGGAAAGGGGTATGGTGAAGAAAATGATTGGTGTCAACGCGCAATCAAAAGAGGATATAAAAATGTTCAGGTAGATAATTTATATGTATATCATAAGCATGGGGGTAGTTTTTTAACTGATGAGAAAAGAAAACTGCTTGAGGAAAACTCCAAGGCATTATTAAAAAAACATCCGAACTATGATAAAGATGTAGCACAATATTGCCAGAAAGATCCAATGAAATCTGTAAGGCTATATGTAATGATTCAGCTTTTAAATCAACAATTACATGTGAAGACAACGGTTGCCTTTGATCACAGTTTGGGGGGAGGAGCTACTGAATATCTTGATAAGAAAAAAGTTGAATTAATCCATAGTCAACAAAAATTTATTACTATTCGTTATAATATATATGATAATAAGTATTATGTACTTTATGAGTATAAGATGTATAAAATAGAATTTTTTACTGAACAATTACACACATTATTATTATCATTAGGACGTGTGGATGAAATCTGGATTAATGAATTGGTTACTTATCAGAATGTGTATAAGGTATTAGATAGCATACTAAAATGGAAAAATGAGCAAGGCGCAGAACTAAAAATGCTTATGCATGACTATTTTGCACTTTGTCCAGCAATAAATTTATTGGATGCTCAAGGTAATTATTGCGGTGTAGGTACGATTGGACAATGTAATCATTGCATTCCGCAAAATCAGAGTAATGCTTGCCTTGATTTTGAATGCGCAGAAAAATGGCGTAAAAATTGGGGGGGATTCTTACAAGATTGTGATGAAGTAACGGTATTTTCATTAGACTCTAAGAGGCTGTTAAAAAGGGCATATCCAGAGCTTGAAAATCTGAAATTAGTGCCACATGAGCCACATTATCTCCCGAATGTGAATAGGGAAAAAAAGATAACTAATTCTTTGAATATAGGCTTACTAGGAGTTCTTAGTTATAAAAAGGGTTTACATGTAGTAGAAAAGCTGGCAGACTTAATTGAAGAAAAAAATATAAATGTAAAGTTACGTTTAATAGGCGAAGCTGATGAAGAGATTCAAAGTTCTATATTTTCTCAGACAGGCAAATATAAACGTGAACAATTGCCCAAAATTGTGTTAGAACAAGATATTGATATGTTTTTTTGCCCTTCAATTTGTCCAGAGACCTTTTCGTATACAGTGTCAGAAATTATGTCAATGGGATATCCGATAGCTATATTTGATATTGGAGCCCCTGTAGAGCGTGTACAATTATATGATAAAGGGCTTATAATAAAATATGGAGAAACGCCAGAAAAAATATTAAATAATTTATTGAATTTTATGTTGAATGAACTCAAAATAAAACCTACAGCTACCACAAGGGGAAAAGTATTGTTTGTTGCGGAGGAGATATCCTTTGCGTCACGCTATCGTGTGGAACACTTTCAGGAAACTTTGCTAAAACAGGGGATTTGTTCGGATTATATTCAAATGGATGAAGTGAAGAATTACGATTTTAATGGGTATAATTCAATAGTATTGTACCGTTGTAGTAATGTTAATATTGTAAATGAGATTGTAAAAGAATCTGAGAGATTATCAATACCTGTTTATTATGACATAGATGACTTCATATTTGATTATGACAAAATTGACTATCTGGAGTTTTTACAGAATAAAGAATATAGTCAATTTCGCATAAAGACAGAACAGATTCATCAGTGTATGGAGATGTGTAAAGGGTATATGACTTCAACCAATACACTAGCAGCAGAGATAATGCGGGAATTTCCAAATAAAAAAGTTGTTATAAAAAGAAATGTAGCGAGTATTGCAATGCAAATACTGTCGAATGACGCGTGGAAGAATGCAAACAATAATAATGATAGGATATGGATTGGATATTTTAGTGGTTCAATTACCCATAACAAAGATTTTGCGCAAATAGAAAGTATTCTGAAAGATATTTTGGAGAGATATCCTCAGGTTTACTTAAAATTAGGTGGTGTTATTCAAGAGAATGGTTTAGGTGATTATCGAAACCGTATTGAAAAAGTTGGTTTTACAGAGTGGCAAAATCTTCCAAATATGATTGCGAATGTTGCTATTAATTTAATGCCGTTGGAAGATACATGCTTTCATTCCTGCAAATCCGAAAATAAGTGGATGGAAGCAGCTCTGGTTCATGTGCCGAGCGTTATGAGCTATAATGTTGAACTTGAAAAAGTGATTGTATCAGGGAAGACAGGTTTCTTGTGCGCAAATAAGGAGGAGTGGTATACAAGCTTAAAAATGCTTATCGAAGATGAAAATCTGAGAAGGTCTGTCGGGGATGCGGCTTTTCAAAGGGTAATGGAAAGGTATACAACAAATTATCCGGATACAGAAGCTGTCAAGATGGTGCTGGGGGAACTAAAGGAGAGATAA
- a CDS encoding ABC transporter ATP-binding protein, with product MSNEAVIQVENLSKMYKLYNKPMDRMKEALGLSRKKNYVEHFALNNVSFQVNKGETVGIIGTNGSGKSTILKIITGVLNPTAGSVKVKGRISALLELGAGFNGEYSGIENVYLNGTMIGFSREEIDAKLQDILDFADIGDFVYQPVKTYSSGMFVRLAFAVAINIEPEILIVDEALSVGDVFFQSKCYRKFEEFKKRGKTILFVSHDLSSVGKYCDRVVLLNKGEKLAEGDAKEMVNLYRRVMVNQLDDNQSLKETEKEPDESSMSNNLNLNPEVLEYGSRKAEITDFAVYDEDGIISNVIEKGKKFQVKMRVEFREEVNDPIFAFTIKDLRGTELTGTNTMYENSPVTPKRVGDVQEIIFTQKMSLEAGEYMLCLGCTGYAEGDFTVFHRLYDICNITVISDKKAVGYFDMFSKVTLE from the coding sequence ATGAGTAATGAGGCAGTTATACAAGTGGAAAATTTAAGCAAAATGTATAAACTCTATAATAAGCCTATGGATCGAATGAAAGAGGCCTTGGGATTGTCAAGAAAAAAGAATTATGTTGAACATTTTGCGCTCAATAATGTTAGCTTTCAAGTGAATAAAGGTGAAACTGTTGGTATTATTGGAACGAATGGTTCAGGAAAATCCACGATTTTGAAGATTATTACAGGCGTTCTAAATCCTACGGCCGGGAGCGTGAAGGTTAAAGGAAGAATATCAGCACTTTTGGAATTGGGAGCAGGATTCAATGGGGAATATTCAGGCATTGAGAATGTTTATTTGAATGGCACAATGATAGGGTTTTCTAGAGAAGAGATAGATGCAAAACTTCAGGACATTTTAGATTTTGCAGATATTGGGGATTTTGTATATCAACCGGTAAAAACCTATTCTAGTGGAATGTTTGTACGGTTAGCTTTTGCTGTTGCAATTAACATAGAACCAGAGATTTTAATTGTGGATGAAGCACTTTCTGTAGGAGATGTTTTTTTTCAGAGCAAATGTTACAGAAAATTTGAAGAATTTAAAAAAAGAGGGAAAACGATTTTGTTTGTTAGCCACGATCTTAGTAGTGTTGGAAAATATTGTGATCGTGTTGTTCTGTTAAATAAAGGAGAGAAACTAGCTGAGGGTGATGCAAAGGAAATGGTCAATTTGTATCGTAGAGTGATGGTTAACCAGTTAGATGATAACCAGTCTCTTAAAGAGACTGAAAAAGAACCGGATGAATCTAGTATGAGTAATAATTTGAATTTAAATCCTGAAGTGCTGGAATATGGGAGCCGTAAGGCAGAGATTACCGATTTTGCAGTATATGATGAGGATGGTATTATCTCAAATGTGATCGAAAAAGGGAAAAAATTTCAAGTTAAAATGCGGGTAGAGTTTAGAGAAGAAGTAAATGATCCTATTTTTGCTTTTACTATAAAAGATTTGAGGGGAACTGAATTAACTGGAACTAATACTATGTATGAGAATTCTCCAGTAACACCGAAAAGGGTAGGCGATGTTCAGGAGATAATCTTTACCCAGAAAATGAGCTTAGAAGCAGGAGAATATATGTTGTGCCTTGGATGTACTGGATATGCGGAGGGTGACTTCACAGTCTTTCACCGATTATACGACATATGTAATATTACGGTTATATCTGACAAAAAAGCTGTTGGGTATTTTGACATGTTTTCTAAAGTTACTTTGGAATAA